In bacterium, the genomic stretch ACCAGGGTCTCGACTATGCCCGGAACCAGATCGTCATCTCCTGCGGCGCCAAACATACACTGTACAATGTTTTTCAGGCCCTGGTAGGGGAGGGTGACGAGGTCCTGATACCTGCCCCCTATTGGGTGTCATATCCAGACCAGGTAGTCCTTGCCAGCGCCGAGCCTGTCATAGTTGAGACAAAGGAAGAGAACAACTTTATCCCCACCGTCTCTGAACTGGAAAAGGCCACGACCTCAAAAACAAAAGCTCTCGTTATAAACAGCCCCAGTAACCCTACCGGAGGGGCGGCAACAAGAGAACAGCTCGAGGAGATAGCTCAGTTCGCCAGGGATAAGGATCTCGTTGTTATATCTGACGAAGTATACGAGAAGATCATTTATGACGATTTTGAATTTACCAGCATTGCCCAGCTTCCAGGAATGATGGAGAGAACGATCCTTGTCAACGGGCTTTCAAAAGCCTATTCCATGACCGGCTGGAGGATCGGATATGCCGCAGGTCCCGTAGATATCGTAGGCGCCATCAGCAAAATACAAAGCCAGAGCACTTCCAACCCCGTGTCTTTTATAATGCCTGCGGTTGTGGAGGCTCTTAACGGACCCCAGGATTTCATCGACACCATGGTGACCGAGTTCGACAAAAGGCGTAACTATATATATGACAGATTGAACTCCATGGATGGAGTAACCTGCTT encodes the following:
- a CDS encoding pyridoxal phosphate-dependent aminotransferase, which gives rise to MELSKRVKGIKPSPTLAITAKANQMKADGMDVVGFGAGEPDFDTPDNIKQACIKSLLAGNTKYTPVPGTNEARDAVAGKLKKDQGLDYARNQIVISCGAKHTLYNVFQALVGEGDEVLIPAPYWVSYPDQVVLASAEPVIVETKEENNFIPTVSELEKATTSKTKALVINSPSNPTGGAATREQLEEIAQFARDKDLVVISDEVYEKIIYDDFEFTSIAQLPGMMERTILVNGLSKAYSMTGWRIGYAAGPVDIVGAISKIQSQSTSNPVSFIMPAVVEALNGPQDFIDTMVTEFDKRRNYIYDRLNSMDGVTCFKPQGAFYVFPNFSGLYGRKFSGKSIEGSNDFADYLLDEAKVAIVSGIAFGADDYARLSYAIAMENIEKGLDRIEAAIGGLD